A region from the Sandaracinus amylolyticus genome encodes:
- a CDS encoding UDP-N-acetylmuramoyl-L-alanyl-D-glutamate--2,6-diaminopimelate ligase — MTTLGELQRALGAELRGDASIVARGVRHDSRAVEAGDVFVAIAGQKARGSEFAAAALARGAVAVITEQLVDVDAPQLRVSDARRALAIASHLVYGDPTASLACIGVTGTNGKTTTTWLIDEALTALAQRPALLGTVETRGPGFREQSAFTTPEADAIARFARRMVDASATHLVMEVSSHALALHRADGIRFEVAAFTNLTQDHLDFHGSMDAYFEAKARLFTELAPRHAVVRTDDPMGVELARRIPSRTQVHTLSRHRDASIRATNVAVDRDGARCDVSTPWGALRIESALLGAHNLDNLLVAAGCLLAAGFAPSDVSRALGAAKGAPGRLERVEDPRDVAVLVDYAHSPDALANVLDALRPLTPGRLVCVFGCGGDRDRGKRPKMGEAAATRADLVVITSDNPRTEDPRAIVDMIVPGVVALPAITPDALASSARGHVVEVDRRRAIDLALAAARPGDTVLIAGKGHEDYQIVGTTKIDFDDRVEARRAIARALEAGGAR; from the coding sequence ATGACGACGCTCGGCGAGCTGCAGCGCGCGCTGGGCGCGGAGCTCCGTGGCGATGCGAGCATCGTCGCGCGCGGCGTGCGCCACGACTCGCGCGCGGTCGAGGCCGGTGACGTGTTCGTCGCGATCGCCGGGCAGAAGGCGCGCGGCAGCGAGTTCGCGGCGGCCGCGCTCGCCCGCGGCGCGGTCGCGGTGATCACCGAGCAGCTCGTCGACGTCGACGCGCCGCAGCTGCGCGTGTCCGATGCGCGCCGTGCGCTCGCGATCGCGTCGCACCTCGTGTACGGCGATCCGACCGCGTCGCTCGCGTGCATCGGCGTCACCGGCACGAACGGCAAGACCACGACGACGTGGCTGATCGACGAGGCGCTCACCGCGCTCGCGCAGCGCCCTGCCCTGCTCGGCACGGTCGAGACGCGCGGCCCGGGCTTCCGCGAGCAGAGCGCGTTCACCACGCCCGAGGCCGACGCGATCGCGCGCTTCGCGCGCCGCATGGTCGACGCGAGCGCGACGCACCTCGTGATGGAGGTCTCGAGCCACGCGCTCGCGCTGCACCGCGCCGACGGGATCCGCTTCGAGGTCGCGGCGTTCACGAACCTCACCCAGGATCACCTCGACTTCCACGGCTCGATGGACGCGTACTTCGAGGCGAAGGCGCGGCTCTTCACCGAGCTCGCGCCGCGCCACGCGGTCGTGCGCACCGACGATCCGATGGGCGTCGAGCTCGCGCGCCGCATCCCGTCGCGCACGCAGGTGCACACGCTCTCGCGTCATCGCGACGCGTCGATCCGCGCGACGAACGTCGCCGTCGATCGCGACGGAGCGCGCTGCGACGTGAGCACGCCGTGGGGCGCGCTGCGCATCGAGAGCGCGCTGCTCGGCGCGCACAACCTCGACAACCTGCTGGTCGCGGCGGGCTGTCTGCTCGCGGCCGGCTTCGCGCCGTCCGATGTGTCGCGCGCGCTCGGCGCCGCGAAGGGCGCCCCGGGACGCCTCGAGCGCGTCGAGGATCCGCGCGACGTCGCGGTGCTCGTCGATTACGCGCACTCGCCCGACGCGCTCGCGAACGTGCTCGACGCGCTCCGCCCGCTCACGCCGGGACGCCTCGTCTGCGTGTTCGGCTGCGGTGGCGATCGCGATCGCGGCAAGCGCCCGAAGATGGGCGAGGCCGCGGCGACGCGCGCCGATCTCGTCGTGATCACCAGCGACAACCCGCGCACCGAAGATCCGCGCGCGATCGTCGACATGATCGTGCCCGGTGTCGTCGCGCTGCCCGCGATCACGCCCGACGCGCTCGCGTCGTCGGCGCGCGGTCACGTGGTCGAGGTCGATCGCCGCCGTGCGATCGATCTCGCGCTCGCCGCGGCGCGCCCGGGAGACACCGTGCTCATCGCGGGCAAGGGCCACGAGGACTACCAGATCGTCGGCACCACCAAGATCGACTTCGACGATCGCGTCGAGGCGCGTCGCGCCATCGCGCGCGCGCTCGAGGCGGGAGGCGCGCGCTGA